The stretch of DNA TCGCCCTCATGAACAACGGCGGCATCCGCCGCTCCCTGCCGGCGGGGCCCGTCACCTTCGCCGACCTCTTCGAACTCCAGCCCTTCAACAACATGCTCGTCCGCCACACGATGACCGGCGCGCAGCTCCTGCGGACGCTCGAACACTCCGCCCGGGAGGGGGACGTCGACCTGCACGCGAGCGGCATCACCGTACGCTACGACCCGGCGGCGCCCCTCGGCGAGCGGATTCTCGACGTGACGCTCGACGACGGATCGCCGCTCACGCCCGAGGGCCGGTACGTCGTCACGGCCAACGATTTCATCTCGGGCGGCGGTGGCGGCTACACCGTCTTCGCCGAAGCCGAGGTCATCGACGCCCTGGAAGTCGCGGACCTGGAGGCGCTCGTCGCCTACCTCGACGCTCAGCCGCAACCCCTCCCCATCCCGCGCACCCCCCGCTGGATCGAATCCCGCACGCCCTAGCCCGTTAGCCGTCCGTCGATCCCCTCCGACGGGGCGGCGGCGGACGAAACCAAACGCCGGTCCCTCCGTAGACCCACCCGTAGGGCCGTCCCCGCTCCGCGGCCGGCAGGGCGGACGGCCGACCTGTTTCAGTCCCGGCGGAGGAGTGCGGGTTCGGATGAAGCGAGGCACGAAGATACTCGGGGGCATGGTCCTGATCGGCGGGCTCGGCGCCACCGGGTTCGCGGTTGCGAATACGGGGAACGGCGAAGATGTCGAGACCGGCACCGTCGCCGTGGAGCGTGGCGAGATCGTGGACCGGGCGCTCGCCGTGGGACGCATCGAGCCGCTGGTCGAGGTGAGCGTGAAGTCGCAGCTCGCGGGCGTCGTGCGGCAGATGTTCAAGGAGCCCGGCGAGTACGTCCAGCGGGGCCAGCCCCTCGTCGAAGTCCAGCCGAACCCCACGCCGATCGAGTTGGTCGAGGCCCGGCGCAACGTGGAGTTGCGGGACATCGAACTTCAGCAGCTCGAGAGGCAGCGCGACCGGCTCACCGCGCTGCGCGGCCGCGGATTCGTGTCCGAGGAGGAGTACGAGACGGTGGCTCGACAGCATGACGAGGCCGCGCTCCAGGTCCAGATCGCGACGGAACGGCTGGCCCTTCTCTCCGAGGGCCGCGTGACGATCGGCAACGAAGCCGTCGAGACGGTCATCACCTCCCCGATCCAGGGCTTCATCCTCGAGAAGATGGTGGAGATCGGCGATCCCGTCGTCCCGCTGACGACGTTCCAGGAAGGGACCGCCCTCATGACGATGGCGGAGATGGACGAGCTGCTCTTCCGCGGCACGGTGGATGAGATCGACGTGGGACGGCTGGCCGAGGGCATGCCGGTGGAGATCACCATCGGCGCGCTCCCGGACGCGCGCATCGAGGGACGGCTGACGAAGATCTCGCTCAAGGGCCGCGACGAGGAGAACGCCACCCTTTTCCCGGTCGAGATCGCCGTGCTTCCGCTGGACGGCGCGGCGCTGCGGGCGGGCTATTCCGCCAACGCGCACGTGATCATCGAGCGCCGTTCGGACGTGCTCGTCATCCCCGAGCGCCTGGTCCGGTTCGAGGACGAGCGCACGCTCGTCACGGTCCGGCTGGGGCCCGAGGAGACGGAGGACCGCGAGATCCGCATCGGACTCAGCGACGGCATCACCGTCGAGGTGCTGGACGGCCTCGCGGAAGGCGAGCGCGTGCTCGAGCCCCCGCGGCGCGAGATCACCTAGTGCGCGACACCAGCCGCCGGTGACGGTGCGCGAGGCCGGGGTCCGGTGAGGCTGCTCGACGCCGCACGGCAGCTCTGGGCCGACCTCTCGGCGCAGCGCGTCCGGACCACGCTCACCGTGCTCGGCATCACCTGGGGCACCGTGGCGGTCGTCGTGCTGCTCGCCTTCTCCGTGGGGCTCGAGCGGCAGACGATCAAGCGGTTCCACGGGCTCGGCGACCGGATCGTCATCCTCTTCGGCGGACGCACGACGATGCCGCACGCGGGGTTCAGGGAGGGGCGCTCGATCCGGCTGCGGGAGGCGGACGCGGAGATCCTCGCCCGGCGGATCCCCGACATCACGATGATCAGCCCGGAGTACTCGACGCGGGCGGCGCCGGTCCGCTACGGCCGCAACGGCGTGAATCCGAACATCACCGGCATCTATCCCGTGTACGGCGAGATGCGGAACATCATCCCGCTCCCGGGCGGCCGCTTCATCAACGAGCGGGACCAGCGGGAGCGGCGACGCGTCGTGTTTCTCGGAGACGAGGTCGCCCGCGTCCTGTTCGGGGACGCGGATCCCGTCGGCGATCAGGTCCGGATCGGCGACTCGCCCTTCACCGTGATCGGCGTGCTTCAACCCAAGGTCCAGAACTCGTCGTACAACTCGCGGGACCAGGACCGCGTGTTCATCCCGGCCGGCACGCACGCGGCCCTGTTCGGCTCGCGCTTCGTCTCCAACCTCGTCTACCGGACCGCGGACGCGTCGCGGACGGAGGCCGTGGAGGCGCAGGTCTACGAGGTCCTCGGAGCGAAGTACCGCTTCAACTCGGGCGACGAGGACGCGCTGGCCGTATGGGACACGGCCGAGTGGGAACGGATGTTCGGGTTCCTCTTCCTGGGCTTCAAGATCTTCTTCGCGATCGTCGGCAGCTTCACGCTCAGCGTGGGCGGGATCGGGGTCGCGAACATCATGTACATCGTCGTGCGGGAGCGGACGAACGAGATCGGGATCAAGCGCTCGCTCGGCGCCACGCGGCGGTCCATCCTGTGGCAGTTCCTCACCGAGAGCATGCTCATCGTCGTCGCGGGCGCGGCGCTCGGCGTCGTCGTCTCCCTCGGAGTCGTGAAAATCATGTCGCTGGTCCCGATGCAGGAGTTCGTCGGCACGCCGACGATCTCGCTGCAGGTGGCCGCGGTGACCATGGCGCTGCTCGCGTTCATCGCCGTGCTGGCCGGGCTCTTCCCCGCCCGCCGCGCCGCAACGCTCGACCCCGTCGAATGTCTCCGCGACTAGCGGCCGGGCCGTCGGCGGCCCCCGCTCCGACAACGGTCTGACCCATGTGGAAGATCCTCCTCGAAGAGTTCCTCGGCGACCTGCGGGCCCAGAAGACGCGCGCCTTCCTCACGATCTTCGCCGTCGTGTGGGGGACGATCTCGATCGTCCTCCTGCTCGCCTTCGGGCAGGGACTCCGGAACCAGTTCTCGACGGGGCTGCTCAACGCCGGCGAACGTATCTTCATGGTCTACGGCGGCCAGACGAGCATGGAACACGAGGGGCTGTCGAAGGGACGCCGGATCCGGCTGCGGGAGGACGATCTCGACCTGCTCCTGCGCGCGGTGCCGGAGTTCGAGATGGGCAGTCCCTCCTACGGCCGGGGCCGGACGCACCTGAAGGTGGAGGAGAACCAGACGACGACCTACATGGAGGGCGTGAACCCGGTCTTCTCCGAGTTGCGGCGCATGTTCCCCGCTCCGGGCGGCCGGTTCATCAACCAGCGCGACATCGACGAGAAGCGGCGCGTGCTCTTCCTCGGAGATGGGATCGCCGGACGCCTGTTCGGCGACGCGCCGCCGGTGGGGCGCACGGTGGTGCTGGACGGGCTTCCGTTCCGCGTCATCGGCGTAATGGAGTCGAAGTTCCAGGACTCGAGCAACAACGGACCGGACGAGGACCGGGCGGTGATCCCGGCCTCCACGTTCCGGAGCATCTACGGCCAGGAGTTCGTGAATCACCTGCTCCTGCGCCCTCGCGATGTGAAGGACGCGGCGGTCGCCAAGGAGGAGTTGTTCCGCGTCCTGGGCGGCCGGTACCGGTTCGCCGCGGCGGACGAGCGGGCGCTCGCGATCTGGGACTTCATCGAGGACGAGAAGATCGTGGGCCAGATCGGGCTCGGGATTCAGATCTTCCTCGGACTGGTGGGCGCCTTCACGCTGATCGTGGCCGGCGTCGGGGTCGCGAACATCATGTACGTCGTGGTGCGGGAACGGACGCGGGAGATCGGCGTCAAGCTCGCCGTCGGGGCGAGGAAACGGCACATCGTGAGCCAGTTCCTCTTCGAGGCCATCCTCATCGCCGTCGGCGGGGGGCTCGCGGGGCTCGCCATCGCGGCGCTGCTCGTGACGGGCATCGATGCCCTGCCGATCGACGACCCGGCCCTGCAGTACATCGTGAACCCGAAGCTCTCCGGCCCCATCGCCGCGGTGTGCGCGGGGATCCTCATGGCGATCGGTCTGGTGGCCGGCATCCTCCCGGCCCGCAGGGCCGCCCGGCTCGATCCGGTGGAGTCGCTGAGGTACGAATAGTCATGCCCCGTCGGCGTTCCATCCCCGTTACGCAAACCGCCGTCCGCCGTTACATTCCGAAGCGACGTTGCGCGTTGTTTTTGGTGACTCGATCCCGGCGCATGGCGCCTCGGATTTGCCCTCTTTCACGCAGGAGTACGCCATGAAATACAACCTCTCCCCAAGAACCGCGGCGATCGCCGCCTTTGCGGCTCTCGGCGGCCTGTTCGCGCCGTCCGAGGCGTGGGCTCAGGGCGTCACGACCGCGGCCGTCAACGGGCGCGTGACCGGTCAGGATCTCGCGCCGCTCGCGAGCGCCGTGGTCACCGCGGTGCACGGCCCCAGCGGGACATCGTACTCGACGCTCACACGCGAGGACGGACGTTTCAACATCCCGGGCATGCGGGTCGGCGGGCCCTACACGATCGCCGTCTCGCTCATCGGCTTCGGGGACGAGTCGGCCGAGGCCCTCGTGCTCGCGCTGGGCGAGAACCGGCGCATCGACTTCGTGCTCGGCGTGGAGGCCGTGGCCGTGGGCGAAATCACCGTCACGGCGGAGCGCGGCGCGATCCTTTCGAGCGGACGCACGGGACCGCAGCAGACCGTGACGACGCGCGAGATCGAGAACCTCCCGACGATCGCCCGCAGCATTCAGGACTTCGCGCGGCTCACGCCGCAGGCGCTGGGGACGAACATCGGGAGCAGCGAGAATATCGGCGGGATCAGCATCGGCGGTAAGAACAACCGCTTCAACAACATCTCCGTCGATGGCGCGATCCTCAACGACGTGTTCGGACTCCCGGCCAGCGGAACCCCGGGCGGACAGGCCAACTCGCAGCCGATCTCGCTCGACGCGGTCCAGGAGTTCCAGGTCGCGATCGCGCCCTTCGACGTACGCCAGGGCGGTTTCACCGGCGGCTCGATCAACGTCGTCACCCGCTCGGGAACGAACGACTTCGACGCCTCGGGCTACGCCTTTGGACGGAACCAGGGGTTCACGGGCAGCCTCGACGACAATCCGCTCTCCGACTTCAGCGAGCTGCAGGCGGGCTTCCGCGCGGGCGGCCCCATCCAGCGCGACAAGATCCACTTCTTCACCAGCGGCGAGATCAAGCAGACGAGCCGCCCGCTGGCGCTCGGACTGGTCGGCAGCAGCCAGACGAACACGATCGACTTCATCGACGCGGGGACGATCAACCAGATCGTCGACATTGCGAACTCCGTCTACAACTATGACCCGGGACGCTTCGAGGAGAGCCTCCAGCGGGAGACGGACGACCTCAAGTTCTTCACCCGCCTGGACTTCAACCTGTCCGACGACAACCACCTCATCGTGCGGCACAATCATGTGAACGCGAATTCGCAGCGGGGGATCAGCCGCCACTCCGGCGAGGTCGGCCTGCCCGGCCAGGGGTACACCTTCGACGCCGTGTCCAATTCCACGGTGATACAGCTCGACAGCCGGCTGGGCTCCGCCACCGCCAACATGTTCCGCGTCTCGTACCAGCGTCAGCGGGACAAGCGGACGCCGGACCGCGCGATCTTCCCCGAGGTCGACATCGAGCCGTTCGATGGCGAGAGCGAGAGCGTGACGCTGGGGATCGAGCGCTTCTCGCAGCAGAACGCGCTCGATCAGGACGTGTTCGAGATCACCAACGACCTCACGCTCTTCCGGGGCGACCACACGTTAACCTTCGGGACGCACAACGAGTTCTATTCGTTTTCGAACCTCTTCATCCAGGACGCCTTCGGGCAGTGGGAGTTCGACGGCGAGAACGCGCTCGACAACTTCCGCAACGGGATGGCGACGCGGTACCGGGCGTCGATCTCGCGGCTCGCGGACCCCTACCCGAGGGCGGAGTGGGGCGCGATGCAGTTCGGCTTCTACGCCCAGGACCAGATCGACCTCAGCGATCGTTTCAACGTCTCGCTGGGGCTGCGCGCGGACATCATGTCGATGCCGGACGCGCCGCTCGAGAACCCGAGCTTCGCGGCCGCCTTCCCGGGTCGGCACACGAGCGACGTGCCGAGCGGCAACGTGATGTGGTCCCCACGGCTCGGGTTCAACGCCGCGCTGGACGAGGACCGGAGGACGCAGCTCCGCGGTGGCACCGGGATCTTCACGGGCCGCAACCCGTTCGTGTGGCTCTCGAACCAGTACTCGAACACGGGGATGGACTTCATCCGCATCGACTGCGCTCCGTGGCGGGGCTGCACGCCGCCGCCGTTCACGGGCGACCCCACTCCGGTGCCGGTCCCCGGCGCGGAGATCGCGACGACCGAGGTCGACCTCACTGACACGAACTTCAAGTTCCCGCAGGCGTGGCGGACGACGATCGGAATCGACCGCGAGTTGCGCGATGGCCTCGTGCTCACGGTCGAGGGGATCTACACGAAGAACGTCAACGACATCCTCTACCAGGATCTCAGCATCCAGCCGGAGGGGAGGACGAGCGATGGTCGCGTGCTCTTCTCCGACGACCCGGTTGACCGGGAGTTTTCGCCCGGCGTCTTCCTGCTCGCCAACACGAACCAGGGCCGCCAGATCCAGTTCACCACGCAGTTGCAGAAGCGCTTTGGCGGCGACTTCCTTCCGAACATGTTCGGAAGCCTCGCCTACACGTGGACGGACGCCACGGACGTGAACAGCGGGCAGTCCAGCCGCGCGATCTCGAACTTCCAGTACAACGAGATCGGCGTCGATCCAAACAACCCCGGCGAGGGAACGGCGGACTTCGAGATCAAGCACCGGATTATCGCCTCCCTCTCGCAGCGCTTCGCGTGGAGCGAGGATGTGGGCACGACGATCACGGCGTTCTACGAGGCCCGCGCGGGTCGGCCCTTCAGTTGGACGTACTTCGGGGACGCGAACAACGACGGGCGACGGTTCAACGACCTTGCATTCGTCCCGGGCGATGCCGACGACGCGATCTTCGAGACGGACTGCCGCGGCTGCATGGACTTCGCCGCGTGGGATGCGTTCGTGAGCGACATTCCGGGGCTGGACGAGTACCGCGGCGGGATCGTGGGCCGGAACTCGTCGCGCGAGCCCTGGGTGCGCAGCCTCGATCTGCGGATCGCGCAGGATGTACCGCTTCCGGGGCCCGGGAGCCGGAACATCCAGGTCACGCTCGACTTCATCAACGTCGGCAACTTCCTGAACTCGGAGTGGGGCCGGCAGCGTTACACGAACTTCGGAACGTCCACCATCCTGTCGTTCCGGC from Candidatus Palauibacter polyketidifaciens encodes:
- a CDS encoding efflux RND transporter periplasmic adaptor subunit, whose translation is MKRGTKILGGMVLIGGLGATGFAVANTGNGEDVETGTVAVERGEIVDRALAVGRIEPLVEVSVKSQLAGVVRQMFKEPGEYVQRGQPLVEVQPNPTPIELVEARRNVELRDIELQQLERQRDRLTALRGRGFVSEEEYETVARQHDEAALQVQIATERLALLSEGRVTIGNEAVETVITSPIQGFILEKMVEIGDPVVPLTTFQEGTALMTMAEMDELLFRGTVDEIDVGRLAEGMPVEITIGALPDARIEGRLTKISLKGRDEENATLFPVEIAVLPLDGAALRAGYSANAHVIIERRSDVLVIPERLVRFEDERTLVTVRLGPEETEDREIRIGLSDGITVEVLDGLAEGERVLEPPRREIT
- a CDS encoding ABC transporter permease — protein: MRLLDAARQLWADLSAQRVRTTLTVLGITWGTVAVVVLLAFSVGLERQTIKRFHGLGDRIVILFGGRTTMPHAGFREGRSIRLREADAEILARRIPDITMISPEYSTRAAPVRYGRNGVNPNITGIYPVYGEMRNIIPLPGGRFINERDQRERRRVVFLGDEVARVLFGDADPVGDQVRIGDSPFTVIGVLQPKVQNSSYNSRDQDRVFIPAGTHAALFGSRFVSNLVYRTADASRTEAVEAQVYEVLGAKYRFNSGDEDALAVWDTAEWERMFGFLFLGFKIFFAIVGSFTLSVGGIGVANIMYIVVRERTNEIGIKRSLGATRRSILWQFLTESMLIVVAGAALGVVVSLGVVKIMSLVPMQEFVGTPTISLQVAAVTMALLAFIAVLAGLFPARRAATLDPVECLRD
- a CDS encoding ABC transporter permease yields the protein MWKILLEEFLGDLRAQKTRAFLTIFAVVWGTISIVLLLAFGQGLRNQFSTGLLNAGERIFMVYGGQTSMEHEGLSKGRRIRLREDDLDLLLRAVPEFEMGSPSYGRGRTHLKVEENQTTTYMEGVNPVFSELRRMFPAPGGRFINQRDIDEKRRVLFLGDGIAGRLFGDAPPVGRTVVLDGLPFRVIGVMESKFQDSSNNGPDEDRAVIPASTFRSIYGQEFVNHLLLRPRDVKDAAVAKEELFRVLGGRYRFAAADERALAIWDFIEDEKIVGQIGLGIQIFLGLVGAFTLIVAGVGVANIMYVVVRERTREIGVKLAVGARKRHIVSQFLFEAILIAVGGGLAGLAIAALLVTGIDALPIDDPALQYIVNPKLSGPIAAVCAGILMAIGLVAGILPARRAARLDPVESLRYE
- a CDS encoding carboxypeptidase regulatory-like domain-containing protein, which encodes MKYNLSPRTAAIAAFAALGGLFAPSEAWAQGVTTAAVNGRVTGQDLAPLASAVVTAVHGPSGTSYSTLTREDGRFNIPGMRVGGPYTIAVSLIGFGDESAEALVLALGENRRIDFVLGVEAVAVGEITVTAERGAILSSGRTGPQQTVTTREIENLPTIARSIQDFARLTPQALGTNIGSSENIGGISIGGKNNRFNNISVDGAILNDVFGLPASGTPGGQANSQPISLDAVQEFQVAIAPFDVRQGGFTGGSINVVTRSGTNDFDASGYAFGRNQGFTGSLDDNPLSDFSELQAGFRAGGPIQRDKIHFFTSGEIKQTSRPLALGLVGSSQTNTIDFIDAGTINQIVDIANSVYNYDPGRFEESLQRETDDLKFFTRLDFNLSDDNHLIVRHNHVNANSQRGISRHSGEVGLPGQGYTFDAVSNSTVIQLDSRLGSATANMFRVSYQRQRDKRTPDRAIFPEVDIEPFDGESESVTLGIERFSQQNALDQDVFEITNDLTLFRGDHTLTFGTHNEFYSFSNLFIQDAFGQWEFDGENALDNFRNGMATRYRASISRLADPYPRAEWGAMQFGFYAQDQIDLSDRFNVSLGLRADIMSMPDAPLENPSFAAAFPGRHTSDVPSGNVMWSPRLGFNAALDEDRRTQLRGGTGIFTGRNPFVWLSNQYSNTGMDFIRIDCAPWRGCTPPPFTGDPTPVPVPGAEIATTEVDLTDTNFKFPQAWRTTIGIDRELRDGLVLTVEGIYTKNVNDILYQDLSIQPEGRTSDGRVLFSDDPVDREFSPGVFLLANTNQGRQIQFTTQLQKRFGGDFLPNMFGSLAYTWTDATDVNSGQSSRAISNFQYNEIGVDPNNPGEGTADFEIKHRIIASLSQRFAWSEDVGTTITAFYEARAGRPFSWTYFGDANNDGRRFNDLAFVPGDADDAIFETDCRGCMDFAAWDAFVSDIPGLDEYRGGIVGRNSSREPWVRSLDLRIAQDVPLPGPGSRNIQVTLDFINVGNFLNSEWGRQRYTNFGTSTILSFRRYDSATGVPVVRFTQRDTDESGAPDINDVYQIDNILSRWALQLGARISF